Sequence from the Stenotrophomonas sp. 364 genome:
CCAGAGGCGCCATCCGCGCGTAGCCGGCTGGCGTGGGGTGCACGCCGTCGGCAGCCAGCGCCTTGTCCAGGCCACCGTCGCGATTGGCCAAGGGCGTGTGGTAATCCAGATACACCACGTTGTGCGCGCTGGCGTACCGCTTCAACGCCGCATTCAACGCGCGCACCTTGGGCGCCGGCTGCACGCCGCGCTGCCATGGGTAGTCGCTAACCGGCAGCACCGAGCTCAGCACCACCGCGATGCGGTGCGCCTGCGCCAGTTCCACCATCGAATGCAGGTTGTCTTCGATCATCGCCTGGGTCGCCGCCCCGGTGTTGCCGGCAATGTCGTTGGTGCCGGCCAGGATCACCACCACCGCCGGCTGCAGCGCGATCACATCCTGGCGGAAACGCAGCAACATCTGCGCGGTGGTCTGCCCACTGATGCCTCGGTTGAGATAGCCCTTGCCGGGGAAAAAGCTGTCACTGCCGGTGGGACCCCAGCCTTCGGTGATGGAATCGCCGAACAGCACCACGCGCGGCCTGCCGGGAGCCGGGGCTGCCAACGCGGCATTTTCATCCCGGTAACGCTGCAGCTGCGGCCAATCGAGCAGGCGCTGCTGCAGTTCAGCGACCTGACGCTGTTCCAGCGTATCGGCAGGCTGCAGCAGCAGCGGATTGACCGCCTCATTTGCCTGCGCGGCAGGCAACAGCAGCGCAACCAGCGCCAGCGGCAGCGCGGCGTGCAACATCGAAGGCATCGTGCAGTCTCCCTGGGTGACCCGGTCAGCCTAGCATGCACCCCGCAGACGCTTGCCGGGCAGCAATGAACGCCACAATCGCCACGAGCGCCACAGCCGTCGGAACACGCGCCGGCTGCGTCGGCGCAGCCCCGGCGAGCCGCTGCGCAGCCGGTGTTCCACCGCGTCCAGCACGCGCTCGGCGGCCCGTCCATCAGGCTGCGGGTGAATGCTGGCCGCATAGGCGTGACGTGCATCGGACAGCGCGTGGGGCGCCGCCAACGCCCGCTGGATGGCCGCATCAATGTCCGCTGGTGCGCGAACATCCTGCATGCAGGGCTGCGGTTGGCGGTGGCACACCGTCACGACGGGCTTGTCGAGCAGCACGAACTCTTCCACCACCGACGAGGTATCGCAGACCAGCACGTCGGCGGCGTGCAGCATCGCAGCCAGGTGCGCCGAATCCAGGAAGCAGGCATGCGGGCCGGCCAATGCCTGGTAACGCTGGCGCAGGTCGGCGGGCGCCAGGGGATGCAGGGTGAGCAGCCAATAGCGATCCCCGCGCGCGATCAGCGCCTCCAGTACCGGCAGGCAGTCGCGGGCCTGGCTCAAGGGCGCATTGAAGGTGGAGGCAAACATCACCGTCGGCCGGCCCGCGGCGGCCGCGCGCAGGGCGTGTGCCTGCGCGCAGGGCCCGGCAAACAGGGTATCCAGCTTCGGCCACCCGGTCTGGACCACGCTGAAATCGCGCCGTTGCCCCGCCAATGCCTGCAGCGGCCCGGTCGTGGCCGGGCCGTGCGCGCAATACAGGTCGAACAGCCCGAGCATGCGGAACTGGCCTTGGCGCGGATCCCGCTTATGCAGGTTCAACCCGTGGAAGAGCTGCACCTGCAGGCCGGGAAGAAACGGCGGAATGCGGTTGACCGTGGCGAACACGGCGTGCGGCCGGAACCGCCAAAGTGCGCGTGCGCTGCACAGGCGCGACTCGTCCGCGCGCAGCCCGGCGGCAACCGCGTCCGGTGCCAGCCAAGCCACGCGGTGGCCACGTGCCTGCGCCTGTGCGGCAAGCGGGCGCAGGATGGCCGGCGCGTACGGCTCCGATGCCAGCA
This genomic interval carries:
- a CDS encoding CDP-glycerol glycerophosphotransferase family protein, producing the protein MLASEPYAPAILRPLAAQAQARGHRVAWLAPDAVAAGLRADESRLCSARALWRFRPHAVFATVNRIPPFLPGLQVQLFHGLNLHKRDPRQGQFRMLGLFDLYCAHGPATTGPLQALAGQRRDFSVVQTGWPKLDTLFAGPCAQAHALRAAAAGRPTVMFASTFNAPLSQARDCLPVLEALIARGDRYWLLTLHPLAPADLRQRYQALAGPHACFLDSAHLAAMLHAADVLVCDTSSVVEEFVLLDKPVVTVCHRQPQPCMQDVRAPADIDAAIQRALAAPHALSDARHAYAASIHPQPDGRAAERVLDAVEHRLRSGSPGLRRRSRRVFRRLWRSWRLWRSLLPGKRLRGAC
- a CDS encoding SGNH/GDSL hydrolase family protein, with translation MLHAALPLALVALLLPAAQANEAVNPLLLQPADTLEQRQVAELQQRLLDWPQLQRYRDENAALAAPAPGRPRVVLFGDSITEGWGPTGSDSFFPGKGYLNRGISGQTTAQMLLRFRQDVIALQPAVVVILAGTNDIAGNTGAATQAMIEDNLHSMVELAQAHRIAVVLSSVLPVSDYPWQRGVQPAPKVRALNAALKRYASAHNVVYLDYHTPLANRDGGLDKALAADGVHPTPAGYARMAPLAEAAITQALSQPR